One region of Desulfobacterales bacterium genomic DNA includes:
- a CDS encoding YbaB/EbfC family nucleoid-associated protein → MKGMGNMMKQAQKLQSQMMKLQDEMAEKTLETTAGGGMVKVVANGKQQIVSIQIEKEVVDPEDVEMLQDLVLAAVNEALAKSQEMVAAEMSKLTGGLNIPGIM, encoded by the coding sequence ATGAAAGGTATGGGCAATATGATGAAGCAGGCCCAAAAGCTTCAATCGCAGATGATGAAGCTGCAGGATGAGATGGCCGAAAAGACCTTAGAGACCACTGCTGGAGGCGGTATGGTGAAAGTTGTTGCCAACGGCAAACAGCAAATTGTATCTATCCAGATCGAAAAAGAGGTCGTTGACCCAGAAGATGTCGAGATGCTGCAGGACCTGGTATTAGCCGCTGTTAACGAGGCGTTGGCCAAATCCCAGGAAATGGTAGCTGCAGAAATGAGCAAATTAACCGGTGGCTTGAACATACCGGGAATTATGTAA
- the recR gene encoding recombination mediator RecR, whose translation MSHYPPSIINLIQRIAKLPGIGEKTAERLAMHILRSPRTEVEKLSNSITTAKNKIRLCKQCFGLSDDDICQICSNPARDAAILCVVEQPADMVAMEKSGAFNGRYHILAGVLSPMNGIGPEDIRLGELIAKIEGGQVKEVVLATSTTVEGEATAAYIKERLVTYAIKVTRIASGVPIGGDLKYVDQVTLRKAMEKRHDI comes from the coding sequence ATGAGTCATTACCCGCCTTCGATCATCAATCTCATCCAGCGTATCGCCAAATTGCCTGGAATTGGAGAAAAAACCGCCGAACGGTTGGCCATGCACATCCTGCGCTCGCCCCGCACGGAAGTTGAAAAACTCTCCAACAGTATCACTACGGCCAAAAATAAAATTCGCTTGTGCAAACAATGCTTTGGTCTCAGTGACGATGATATCTGTCAAATCTGTTCAAATCCTGCCAGGGATGCCGCTATCCTATGTGTGGTTGAACAGCCGGCCGACATGGTGGCCATGGAAAAATCAGGCGCATTTAATGGGCGCTATCATATTTTGGCGGGCGTGCTGTCTCCGATGAACGGCATCGGGCCTGAAGATATTCGCTTGGGCGAATTGATTGCCAAAATTGAAGGCGGACAGGTCAAAGAAGTGGTGCTGGCCACCAGTACCACCGTTGAAGGTGAAGCCACGGCTGCTTATATCAAAGAGCGCCTGGTAACTTATGCCATAAAGGTAACTCGAATTGCCTCCGGAGTGCCGATTGGCGGCGACCTGAAATATGTGGATCAGGTGACCCTTAGAAAAGCGATGGAGAAGCGCCATGACATCTGA
- a CDS encoding YkgJ family cysteine cluster protein translates to MTSDELTPDDIFDCQRCGDCCKGYGGTYLTEADIDRICRYLGINPERFIKDACQLSGGQPVIAQAENGYCILWDQQCTIHPVKPQMCRRWPFIESIRIDAGNWHAMASTCPGMRVDVSDDQIHKCIDAVIKKSP, encoded by the coding sequence ATGACATCTGATGAGCTGACCCCCGATGATATTTTCGATTGTCAGCGCTGTGGCGATTGCTGCAAAGGATATGGCGGCACCTACCTTACTGAAGCAGATATTGATCGTATCTGTCGATATCTGGGTATAAATCCTGAGCGGTTTATAAAGGATGCCTGCCAGTTATCCGGAGGACAACCCGTCATCGCGCAGGCTGAAAATGGCTATTGTATCTTGTGGGACCAGCAGTGCACGATTCATCCGGTGAAACCCCAAATGTGCCGGCGCTGGCCGTTTATCGAAAGTATACGTATTGATGCCGGAAACTGGCATGCCATGGCGTCCACTTGTCCCGGTATGCGTGTCGATGTCAGCGATGATCAGATTCATAAATGCATCGATGCCGTTATAAAAAAATCTCCTTGA
- the murI gene encoding glutamate racemase has protein sequence MIGIFDSGVGGLTVVKAILDKIPGYDIVYFGDTAHTPYGTKSAETVIGYTISNIEFLLRQGAKIVVIACNTASSVATAQVLEQFKVPIFEVITPAVTKALDASANQTFGIIGTRATITSGVYEKKIIKNQPKARIYSVACPLLVPLVEEGWLSKRETAMIVKKYLQPLKTRQIDTLILGCTHYPLLKDVIQRKIGKHVQLIDSSICISQSLQRFLADHHDIDQQLGRNGNLLLFVSDVTEQFKKIAQMTLKTRITFECVRL, from the coding sequence ATGATTGGCATATTTGATTCAGGTGTCGGTGGCTTAACCGTTGTCAAGGCCATCCTGGATAAAATTCCGGGATATGATATCGTTTATTTTGGCGATACCGCCCATACACCTTATGGCACCAAGAGTGCTGAAACGGTGATCGGCTATACCATTAGCAACATAGAATTCCTTTTGCGCCAGGGCGCCAAGATTGTCGTCATTGCCTGCAATACCGCATCCAGTGTTGCCACTGCGCAAGTACTCGAACAATTTAAAGTGCCCATTTTCGAAGTCATCACGCCTGCCGTCACAAAAGCCCTTGACGCATCGGCAAATCAGACGTTTGGCATCATTGGCACCCGCGCAACGATCACCAGTGGCGTCTATGAAAAGAAAATCATCAAAAACCAGCCCAAGGCCCGGATCTATTCCGTTGCCTGCCCATTGCTGGTCCCTTTGGTCGAAGAGGGGTGGCTTAGTAAACGCGAGACGGCGATGATCGTCAAAAAATACCTGCAACCGCTTAAAACCCGGCAGATTGACACGTTGATTCTAGGCTGTACGCACTATCCACTTCTTAAAGATGTCATTCAGCGTAAAATCGGCAAACACGTTCAATTAATCGATTCTTCAATCTGCATTTCTCAGAGCCTTCAACGATTTTTAGCGGATCATCACGATATCGATCAACAACTGGGCCGAAACGGCAACTTGTTACTTTTCGTATCTGATGTAACCGAGCAATTTAAAAAAATAGCCCAAATGACATTGAAAACCCGCATCACCTTTGAATGCGTCAGATTATAG
- a CDS encoding ATP-binding protein, which translates to MKDQEKTRQQLIRELMVLRAQAGQLASQHRHTKQALRESQQQLQQAQKMETLGTLVAGVAHEINNPINLIMYNLPLIQKIWSDFLPLLIERKKDYPDQKFGGFTYDFLEDNLSQLVGDMDMAANRVAKIVSDLKNFSKQSNVAEKSSLQVNTAVKNALRLAQTTLRKSDVKIELQLDDNLPEIEGNLQSIEQVILNILINAVQAIHHDNGIIRIRTGFEMKSGRILIAIGDNGRGISPAIVDRLFLPFVTDKQEQGGTGLGLSVTYGLVQAHGGDIAFDTRPAEGTTFTISLPILRKSDAAKILIVDDDHTIRSMLTEALALNRPRPFLIEEASNGIEASIKLGTYRPDLLILDIFMPEMDGLEVCRLIKNEPELSDMKVLISTGYPDHTKLDIMAKLGFENVIYKPFDLVEFVNRVESILAGD; encoded by the coding sequence ATGAAGGATCAGGAAAAAACGAGACAACAGCTTATACGGGAGTTGATGGTACTGCGTGCACAGGCAGGGCAATTAGCATCGCAGCATCGACATACCAAACAGGCTCTAAGAGAAAGCCAGCAGCAGTTACAGCAGGCGCAAAAAATGGAAACACTGGGGACCCTGGTCGCCGGGGTTGCCCATGAAATTAACAACCCCATCAACCTCATTATGTATAATTTGCCGCTCATTCAGAAAATTTGGTCCGATTTTTTACCGCTTTTAATTGAACGCAAAAAAGATTATCCAGACCAGAAGTTTGGTGGATTTACCTACGACTTTCTGGAAGACAATTTATCCCAGTTGGTGGGAGACATGGATATGGCTGCGAATCGGGTGGCCAAAATCGTATCTGATCTTAAAAATTTTTCTAAACAGTCAAATGTGGCTGAAAAATCTTCCCTGCAGGTCAATACGGCCGTTAAAAACGCCCTGCGTCTGGCCCAGACGACCCTGCGGAAATCCGACGTCAAAATTGAGTTGCAGCTGGATGACAATCTGCCGGAGATAGAAGGCAATCTGCAAAGTATTGAACAAGTTATCTTAAATATTCTCATCAACGCCGTACAAGCCATTCATCATGATAATGGCATCATCCGAATTCGCACAGGATTTGAAATGAAAAGCGGGCGCATCCTGATTGCCATCGGTGATAATGGCCGTGGCATATCGCCGGCGATCGTCGATAGGTTATTTTTACCATTTGTTACCGATAAGCAGGAACAGGGGGGGACAGGTCTGGGCCTATCCGTCACCTATGGCCTCGTGCAGGCACATGGCGGTGACATTGCATTTGATACCCGGCCGGCGGAGGGGACAACGTTTACCATTTCGTTGCCGATCCTTCGAAAAAGTGATGCGGCCAAAATTCTGATTGTCGATGATGATCATACGATACGATCAATGCTCACCGAGGCCCTTGCCTTGAATAGACCCAGGCCGTTCTTAATTGAAGAGGCCTCTAACGGGATAGAAGCTTCAATAAAACTGGGTACCTATCGCCCGGATCTTCTGATACTGGATATTTTCATGCCTGAAATGGACGGTCTTGAAGTTTGCCGTCTCATTAAAAATGAACCCGAGCTTTCGGATATGAAAGTGCTGATTTCAACAGGCTACCCGGATCACACCAAGCTGGATATTATGGCCAAATTGGGTTTTGAAAACGTGATTTATAAGCCCTTTGATCTGGTGGAATTTGTCAACAGAGTTGAGTCGATTCTGGCAGGTGATTGA
- a CDS encoding mechanosensitive ion channel family protein has protein sequence MEQLNNWFTKLETAFGLEAPYLKIALKVSLTLVAFFIVWFIMRLLLSFIEKRMQKINLIDIQEALFKIFRKALFYTLVLLTGTYLIAVFKLPFVAKIFYALFVILFAGPVKNFLIVTIRYLQARVAHKTDSKIDDIVFDLLIRFSDFIVYTVAIIIALDMLGVNVVPFIAGAGVAGVAVGFAAKDTLSNLIAGILLIIDRPFEVGDRIEVWRAPTGSATWGDVIDIGLRATKIKTTDNIVIIIPNNEIMLRDIINYTHISEKIRVRINIGIAYDADLQKAKDIILQVANETEWVSQEPPAKVVVRNFGESSVDLQLRVWIQDARQRMNTISHITDAVKEGFDAAGIEIPYPKRDVHIIQKTA, from the coding sequence ATGGAGCAACTGAACAACTGGTTTACCAAACTTGAAACCGCTTTTGGTTTAGAAGCCCCCTATCTGAAGATCGCATTGAAGGTGTCCCTAACACTGGTCGCTTTTTTTATCGTGTGGTTTATCATGCGGCTGTTGTTGTCTTTTATTGAAAAGCGCATGCAAAAAATCAACCTGATTGACATTCAGGAGGCGCTTTTTAAAATCTTTCGCAAAGCCCTTTTCTACACGCTGGTGTTGTTAACCGGCACCTACCTGATCGCCGTATTTAAACTTCCATTCGTCGCTAAAATATTTTATGCCCTGTTCGTTATTCTGTTTGCCGGGCCGGTTAAAAATTTCTTGATCGTCACCATCCGCTATTTGCAGGCACGGGTGGCCCATAAAACCGATAGCAAAATTGATGATATTGTCTTTGATTTACTGATTCGATTTTCCGACTTTATCGTTTACACCGTGGCCATCATTATTGCCCTCGATATGCTGGGCGTCAATGTCGTGCCATTTATTGCAGGCGCCGGGGTAGCCGGTGTGGCTGTCGGCTTTGCAGCCAAAGATACGCTGTCAAACCTGATCGCCGGCATTTTACTGATCATTGATCGACCGTTTGAGGTGGGTGATCGCATTGAGGTCTGGAGAGCACCAACCGGCAGTGCCACCTGGGGCGACGTGATCGATATCGGACTGCGCGCCACTAAGATTAAAACCACCGACAATATCGTCATTATCATCCCCAACAATGAAATTATGCTGCGGGATATCATCAATTATACCCACATTTCTGAAAAAATCAGGGTTCGCATCAATATTGGTATTGCTTATGATGCCGATTTGCAGAAAGCCAAAGACATTATTCTGCAGGTTGCCAATGAAACCGAGTGGGTATCACAAGAACCACCTGCAAAGGTTGTGGTTCGAAATTTTGGCGAGTCTTCGGTGGACCTACAATTGCGGGTTTGGATCCAGGATGCCCGGCAGCGGATGAACACAATTTCCCATATTACCGACGCCGTCAAAGAAGGGTTTGATGCGGCAGGCATTGAAATCCCCTACCCCAAACGCGATGTTCATATCATCCAAAAAACCGCTTAA
- a CDS encoding succinate dehydrogenase/fumarate reductase iron-sulfur subunit: MKKLPKTLNLTLKVWRQQGTEKKGHFETVTARDISVHMSFIEMLDSVNEQLTLEGKDPIAFDNDCREGICGTCGAVVDGRAHGPQKATTLCQLHMRQFSDGDTIIVEPFRARAFKVVKDLVVDRSALDKIMAAGGFISANTGGAPDGNALPIAQDVAEKAMDAAACIGCGACVAACPSASAMLFVSGKVSQLALLPQGRPEAARRALNMVKTMDACGFGNCSNHRECENACPKELSIVNIARLNREYLKASFFSNET, from the coding sequence GTGAAAAAACTGCCCAAAACCCTTAATCTAACCCTTAAAGTCTGGCGGCAGCAAGGAACAGAAAAAAAAGGGCATTTTGAGACCGTTACCGCCCGCGATATATCGGTGCACATGTCCTTTATCGAAATGCTGGATTCAGTCAACGAACAGCTGACGCTGGAAGGCAAGGATCCGATTGCCTTTGACAATGACTGCCGTGAAGGCATTTGCGGCACCTGCGGTGCGGTGGTTGACGGCAGAGCCCATGGACCGCAGAAAGCAACCACGTTATGTCAGCTTCACATGCGACAATTTTCAGATGGGGATACCATCATAGTGGAACCCTTTCGTGCCCGGGCCTTTAAGGTTGTCAAAGACCTGGTGGTGGACCGCAGCGCGCTTGACAAAATCATGGCCGCGGGCGGATTCATATCCGCCAATACCGGCGGCGCACCGGATGGCAATGCCCTGCCCATTGCTCAGGATGTTGCTGAGAAAGCAATGGACGCTGCCGCCTGTATCGGCTGCGGCGCCTGCGTAGCCGCCTGTCCCAGCGCTTCGGCAATGCTTTTTGTCAGCGGGAAAGTTTCTCAGCTGGCGCTGCTGCCCCAGGGCAGACCGGAAGCCGCCCGGCGGGCGCTTAATATGGTCAAAACCATGGACGCCTGCGGTTTTGGAAATTGCTCCAATCACCGCGAATGTGAAAACGCATGCCCCAAAGAGCTGTCTATCGTCAATATTGCCCGTTTAAACCGTGAGTATCTCAAGGCCAGCTTTTTCTCGAATGAAACCTAA
- a CDS encoding fumarate reductase/succinate dehydrogenase flavoprotein subunit, with product MQLDAHIPAGPLAEKWDRHRFELKLVNPANKRKFDIIVVGTGLAGASASASLAELGYHVKTFCIQDSPRRAHSIAAQGGINAAKNYTNEGDSIWRLFYDTVKGGDFRAREANVYRLAQLSNNIIDQCVAQGVPFARDYGGLLANRSFGGSQVSRTFYARGQTGQQLLLGAYSALMRQVGAGMVTLFARREMMDLVLVNGQARGIVVRNLISGELESYAADAVVLCTGGYGNVYYLSTNAESSNVGAGFRAYRKGAVFANPCFTQIHPTCIPHTGDHQSKLTLMSESLRNDGRVWVPHNAGDIRDPQDIPEGDRDYYLEEKYPSFGNLVPRDVASRAAKAQCDDGKGVGLTRCAVYLDFADAIKRDGKDTIAKKYGNLFDMYELISDDSPYQKPMMIYPASHYTMGGLWVDYNLMSTIPGLFVLGEANFSDHGANRLGASALMQGLADGYFIIPYTIGGYFAGTSLSSVNADHDAFKQTTQAVNDGINRLMSIKGKRTADNFARELGRVMWDYCGMSREEKGLQKALGLIQDLRAEYWENLLVPGTDKDYNKSLEKAGRLADSLEFAEIMIHDALQRSESCGGHFRTESQTEEGEAQRDDENFSHVSVWEYAGSNQKPKHHKEPLEFENVALSQRSYK from the coding sequence ATGCAACTTGATGCACACATACCGGCCGGCCCGCTGGCCGAAAAGTGGGACCGTCACCGCTTTGAATTGAAGCTGGTCAATCCGGCCAATAAGCGCAAATTCGACATTATCGTGGTCGGAACCGGTCTGGCGGGCGCCTCGGCTTCTGCCAGCCTGGCCGAGCTGGGATATCATGTCAAAACCTTTTGCATTCAGGATTCACCGCGGCGGGCACACAGCATTGCCGCCCAGGGGGGAATCAATGCGGCCAAAAATTATACCAACGAAGGCGACAGCATCTGGCGACTGTTCTATGATACCGTTAAAGGCGGAGATTTCCGGGCCCGTGAAGCCAATGTGTATCGCCTGGCCCAGTTGAGCAACAATATTATTGATCAATGTGTCGCCCAAGGCGTTCCGTTTGCGCGGGATTATGGCGGCTTATTGGCCAATCGATCTTTCGGCGGCTCCCAGGTCTCCCGAACATTTTATGCGCGGGGCCAGACAGGCCAGCAGCTGCTGTTGGGCGCCTACAGTGCGCTAATGCGGCAGGTGGGTGCCGGCATGGTCACTTTATTCGCGCGACGAGAAATGATGGATCTGGTGCTGGTCAACGGTCAGGCCCGTGGGATTGTTGTCAGAAATTTGATCAGTGGCGAACTGGAAAGCTATGCCGCCGATGCAGTCGTGCTGTGTACAGGCGGTTACGGCAATGTGTATTATCTTTCCACCAATGCTGAATCTTCCAACGTGGGCGCCGGATTTCGGGCTTACCGCAAAGGCGCCGTGTTCGCCAATCCCTGTTTTACCCAGATTCACCCCACTTGTATTCCCCATACCGGTGATCACCAGTCCAAACTGACGCTAATGAGTGAAAGCCTTCGCAATGATGGCCGTGTCTGGGTGCCACATAATGCCGGTGACATCCGGGACCCGCAGGATATTCCCGAAGGAGATCGCGATTATTACCTCGAAGAAAAGTACCCCAGCTTTGGGAATCTGGTTCCGCGCGATGTGGCCTCGCGTGCGGCCAAAGCCCAGTGTGATGACGGCAAGGGGGTAGGCCTAACACGCTGCGCGGTATATTTGGATTTTGCCGATGCAATTAAACGCGATGGCAAAGACACCATTGCAAAAAAATACGGTAATCTTTTTGATATGTATGAGCTCATCAGCGATGATTCTCCGTATCAGAAACCGATGATGATATATCCGGCCTCTCACTATACCATGGGCGGATTATGGGTGGATTACAATCTGATGAGCACGATTCCGGGATTATTCGTACTTGGGGAAGCCAATTTTTCCGACCACGGGGCCAACCGCCTGGGGGCCAGTGCCCTGATGCAGGGACTGGCGGACGGCTACTTTATCATCCCCTATACGATTGGCGGATATTTTGCCGGGACATCGCTGTCATCGGTCAATGCTGACCATGACGCCTTTAAGCAAACCACCCAGGCAGTCAATGACGGTATTAACCGGCTGATGTCCATCAAGGGCAAGCGCACTGCGGACAACTTCGCCCGCGAACTGGGTCGCGTGATGTGGGATTACTGTGGTATGTCCCGTGAGGAAAAAGGTCTTCAAAAAGCCCTGGGGCTGATTCAAGATCTACGCGCTGAATACTGGGAAAATCTGTTGGTGCCGGGAACGGACAAGGATTATAACAAAAGCCTTGAAAAAGCCGGACGCCTGGCAGACAGCCTGGAATTTGCCGAAATCATGATTCATGACGCCCTGCAACGCAGCGAGTCTTGCGGCGGCCATTTCCGCACAGAATCTCAGACTGAAGAGGGCGAAGCCCAGCGCGATGATGAAAATTTTTCGCATGTGTCCGTATGGGAATATGCCGGCAGCAATCAAAAGCCCAAACACCATAAAGAACCTCTGGAGTTTGAAAACGTGGCGTTGAGCCAAAGGAGTTATAAGTGA
- a CDS encoding succinate dehydrogenase cytochrome b subunit, with protein sequence MSWLIKTFSSSVGKKLLMAITGLSFIGFLVTHLAGNLTIYAGGAAFNTYAEKLHSLGPILTVLELGLLVFALIHVITGITLFIQNLKARSVPYQNDQAEGGRTLSSLTMPYTGLIILGFVVFHLINFSFVDKSDQTIFDIVRSAFANPIYMVIYVLVMIIVALHVRHGFWSAFQTLGANHPKYMPALMVLSVIVGLTIGLGFGLLPIYLWTIG encoded by the coding sequence TTGAGCTGGCTGATCAAAACTTTTAGCTCGTCTGTTGGTAAAAAGCTGCTGATGGCCATTACCGGTTTGAGTTTCATCGGTTTTCTAGTAACCCACCTGGCCGGTAACCTGACCATTTACGCGGGGGGGGCGGCTTTCAACACATACGCTGAAAAACTTCACTCGCTGGGTCCAATCCTAACGGTTCTTGAATTGGGTTTGCTGGTGTTTGCGTTAATTCACGTCATCACCGGCATCACCCTTTTTATCCAAAACTTAAAAGCAAGATCTGTGCCTTATCAAAATGACCAGGCCGAGGGCGGGCGTACGCTCAGTTCTTTGACAATGCCTTATACCGGATTAATCATTCTGGGATTTGTGGTCTTTCATCTGATCAACTTCAGCTTTGTGGACAAAAGCGATCAAACCATCTTTGACATTGTCCGCTCGGCCTTTGCCAACCCCATTTATATGGTCATCTATGTATTGGTGATGATCATCGTTGCTTTACACGTACGCCACGGTTTTTGGAGTGCATTTCAAACCCTTGGGGCTAACCATCCCAAGTATATGCCGGCTCTCATGGTATTGAGTGTGATTGTCGGCCTGACGATTGGTTTGGGATTTGGACTGCTACCGATTTATCTATGGACTATCGGCTAG
- a CDS encoding HD domain-containing protein, with the protein MKNIANLLFEAKMLKEIPRSGFHFLGSGKESVAEHTFSTTFIAYVLAQLQPEVDALKLISMCLVHDLPEARIGDLNTVHKTYVTADEAKALQDTTADLPFGAAITDLIQEFNQNRSDEAKLAHDADQIALILELKYLADIGYTPPDTWLPHVVDRIQTTIGKDVARNIMETHRDDWWLNKYIDTNNRND; encoded by the coding sequence ATGAAAAACATTGCCAACTTGCTGTTTGAAGCTAAAATGCTCAAAGAAATTCCGCGATCAGGATTCCATTTTCTTGGATCCGGCAAGGAATCCGTCGCGGAACATACCTTCAGTACGACGTTTATCGCTTATGTGTTGGCCCAGTTACAGCCCGAAGTCGATGCCCTTAAATTGATCAGCATGTGCCTAGTACACGATTTGCCCGAGGCCAGGATCGGTGATTTGAATACCGTGCACAAAACATATGTAACCGCCGACGAGGCCAAGGCCCTGCAAGATACAACCGCGGATCTTCCATTTGGCGCCGCCATTACCGATTTGATCCAGGAATTCAACCAAAACCGCTCGGACGAAGCCAAATTGGCGCATGATGCCGACCAGATAGCACTCATTCTCGAACTAAAATATCTAGCCGATATTGGATATACCCCACCTGATACGTGGCTGCCGCATGTTGTTGATCGCATTCAAACGACAATTGGCAAAGACGTCGCCCGAAACATAATGGAAACCCATCGCGACGACTGGTGGCTGAATAAATATATTGACACCAATAACAGAAACGATTAA
- the tolQ gene encoding protein TolQ has translation MGIAQLDIVHMISNAGPMVQFVMLLLLFFSIVSWAIILIKYRYIRRAFKESAQFSEFFWKSRDLSNAFAKAKQLPGSPQARIFRIGYVELKKTSQSAASSVAPDPTMNKTSGSQSMSLDARFTGTDNIKRALRRAITTEMTRMTQMVPFLATTGNTAPFIGLFGTVWGIMNSFIGIGQKGSANLAVVAPGISEALVATAAGLAAAIPAVIAYNFFMSKIRVVESELDSFSADLLNIIERDILRTERRRS, from the coding sequence ATGGGTATTGCTCAGCTCGATATCGTCCATATGATCAGTAACGCGGGACCCATGGTTCAGTTTGTAATGCTGTTGCTGTTGTTTTTTTCAATTGTGTCCTGGGCCATCATACTGATTAAATATCGTTATATCCGTCGCGCTTTTAAAGAGTCGGCACAGTTCAGCGAATTTTTTTGGAAGAGCCGTGATCTGTCCAATGCCTTTGCCAAAGCAAAACAGCTACCCGGCAGCCCCCAGGCACGCATTTTTCGAATCGGCTATGTAGAGCTTAAAAAGACGAGCCAGTCTGCGGCATCCAGCGTGGCACCAGATCCGACCATGAATAAAACATCCGGTAGTCAAAGCATGTCACTGGATGCCAGGTTCACAGGCACAGACAACATCAAAAGAGCGTTGCGTCGTGCCATTACTACCGAAATGACACGCATGACCCAGATGGTACCTTTTTTAGCGACTACTGGTAATACAGCACCATTCATCGGATTGTTCGGCACCGTATGGGGAATCATGAACTCTTTTATCGGTATCGGGCAGAAAGGTTCAGCCAATTTGGCAGTTGTGGCACCGGGAATATCCGAGGCCCTGGTGGCAACCGCGGCCGGTCTGGCAGCAGCAATTCCGGCGGTCATCGCCTATAATTTTTTTATGAGTAAAATACGTGTGGTCGAATCTGAACTCGATAGCTTTTCAGCTGACTTATTGAACATTATCGAGCGTGACATTCTGCGGACAGAGAGGAGAAGATCATGA
- the tolR gene encoding protein TolR, with the protein MKAGDKSGQLMSDINVTPFVDVMLVLLIIFMVTAPMMMQGMDVSLPEATAEPLESEKEHLIITLNTQHEVFINDFKVSVDGLGEKLTKILEGRSEREVFLKADKNISWGIVAQVMAEIKGAGVEKLGMVTEPEKFEEERKKSKS; encoded by the coding sequence ATGAAAGCTGGTGATAAAAGCGGCCAATTGATGTCCGACATTAATGTGACGCCGTTTGTGGATGTCATGCTGGTGTTGTTGATCATTTTTATGGTGACAGCGCCGATGATGATGCAGGGAATGGATGTCTCGCTGCCAGAAGCGACTGCAGAGCCGTTAGAATCCGAAAAAGAGCATTTAATTATCACCCTCAATACCCAGCATGAAGTCTTCATCAATGATTTCAAGGTTTCAGTCGACGGCCTTGGTGAAAAACTGACCAAAATTTTAGAAGGACGGTCTGAGCGGGAGGTCTTTCTCAAAGCCGATAAAAACATATCGTGGGGAATTGTGGCCCAGGTCATGGCGGAAATTAAAGGGGCCGGTGTAGAAAAATTGGGAATGGTTACCGAACCCGAGAAGTTCGAAGAAGAACGTAAAAAGTCAAAATCTTAA
- a CDS encoding energy transducer TonB — translation MVLPVGVSFIFHLVVIGALIFMPDFSGGSRFRSGVVNVSLVSLPSAGPPAGGPAPAPAKPEPVVKKPPQKPAVKIPEPKPVPVVKKPPKAVSLAPKKKKAKKSLKKKTLDRSKVIDSAIDRIEKKVEKTETDSVASAIEDLKRKVAASESTAGSGSVGSASQSRSGAVGPGGGSGSGGARVQESILIYQAEIQYQIQKNWAFSQQLAGESTELEAILAIKVLRNGEIEDIWFDKKSGNVYLDDSAYKALVKSNPLPPLPNDYMRPYYKIGLRFGPKGLKQK, via the coding sequence ATGGTGTTGCCGGTTGGCGTTTCATTTATTTTTCATCTGGTCGTTATCGGAGCGCTTATTTTTATGCCCGATTTTAGCGGTGGCTCACGATTTCGATCCGGGGTGGTAAATGTCAGCCTTGTTTCCCTGCCGTCGGCGGGTCCTCCAGCTGGTGGTCCGGCGCCGGCGCCCGCCAAGCCAGAGCCGGTCGTCAAAAAGCCGCCGCAAAAGCCTGCGGTCAAAATACCGGAGCCCAAACCTGTCCCGGTGGTTAAAAAGCCACCTAAGGCCGTTTCGCTGGCACCGAAAAAGAAAAAGGCCAAAAAGTCGCTGAAGAAAAAGACCTTAGACCGCTCAAAGGTAATTGATTCGGCGATTGACCGGATTGAAAAAAAAGTAGAGAAAACCGAAACTGATTCGGTGGCATCGGCCATTGAGGACCTAAAACGCAAAGTCGCTGCTTCCGAATCAACGGCTGGCAGTGGATCTGTAGGCAGCGCCTCCCAATCCCGAAGCGGTGCTGTGGGACCGGGCGGCGGATCCGGGAGCGGCGGTGCACGCGTGCAAGAATCCATATTGATTTACCAAGCTGAAATTCAGTATCAAATCCAAAAAAATTGGGCATTCTCACAGCAGCTGGCTGGTGAGAGTACAGAGCTGGAGGCCATTTTAGCGATAAAAGTATTGCGAAACGGGGAAATAGAGGATATTTGGTTTGACAAAAAATCCGGCAATGTGTACCTGGATGATTCGGCCTATAAAGCCCTGGTTAAATCAAACCCATTACCGCCGCTCCCAAACGACTACATGCGTCCATATTACAAAATCGGTTTACGCTTTGGCCCCAAAGGATTAAAACAAAAATAA